Proteins encoded in a region of the Lentimicrobium sp. L6 genome:
- a CDS encoding transporter — MKRRLQLILICLMFIGTATTKVYAQETGHYVPGIMGIKAATLPPPGNYYIMHNVFYTANATYDGNGDKADIGFDVNVFVNAHRFVHVWEDVLWGANYAVNVIVPLVNTDISIAAFGVDATQFGVGDIILDPMVLLWNKPKFDIAFGVGAVVPVTEYDPTKPAAPGKGFWTGMLTFGGTYYFDANRTWTASLLSRYEMHSKKKDYDITAGNDFTFEWGIGKTIMKKVIWTVGASGYAHWQLTEDKGDDVVWDPTVKDQIFSVGPEVQCFIPKIKLNLELRGLYEFGAIDRSQGTTLCLSLFKAF; from the coding sequence ATGAAAAGAAGACTACAATTGATACTGATCTGTTTAATGTTCATCGGTACAGCTACAACAAAAGTATATGCTCAAGAAACAGGTCATTATGTGCCAGGTATTATGGGGATTAAAGCGGCAACCTTGCCTCCTCCAGGAAATTATTACATTATGCATAATGTTTTTTATACTGCAAATGCAACTTATGATGGAAATGGAGATAAAGCTGATATAGGTTTCGATGTAAATGTATTTGTTAATGCACATCGTTTTGTACATGTTTGGGAAGATGTGCTTTGGGGTGCTAATTACGCCGTTAATGTTATTGTACCTTTAGTAAATACTGATATCAGTATTGCTGCCTTTGGTGTGGATGCTACACAGTTTGGTGTGGGTGATATTATCCTCGACCCTATGGTATTGTTATGGAATAAACCCAAGTTTGATATCGCTTTTGGTGTAGGTGCAGTAGTGCCAGTTACAGAATATGACCCTACTAAACCCGCTGCTCCAGGCAAAGGCTTTTGGACTGGAATGCTGACATTCGGTGGAACTTATTATTTCGATGCCAATAGAACATGGACAGCCTCTCTTTTATCTCGCTATGAAATGCATAGTAAAAAGAAAGATTATGATATCACAGCGGGAAATGATTTTACTTTTGAGTGGGGAATTGGTAAAACGATTATGAAAAAAGTTATCTGGACCGTTGGAGCTTCGGGTTATGCCCATTGGCAGCTTACTGAAGACAAAGGAGACGATGTGGTTTGGGACCCAACGGTTAAGGATCAGATTTTTAGTGTAGGCCCAGAAGTACAATGTTTCATTCCTAAAATAAAATTGAATCTCGAATTAAGAGGCCTTTATGAATTTGGCGCTATAGATCGCTCTCAAGGGACAACATTATGTTTATCCTTATTTAAAGCTTTTTAA